A genomic stretch from Caldicellulosiruptoraceae bacterium PP1 includes:
- a CDS encoding YesL family protein: protein MSGFFGLFNYDKPGPGIPDDLPPKPKYQVFFEVLFRKFWKLCWLNILYTLVSLPILILLFLVLTNYIYPYLHNVLSNSNVKDIKTTETILLYSINLLLLGSFMNFGIGPTTAGFTYIVRNFAREQHAWIASDFFDTLKKNLKESIIVFFIDMFVLFLFFVNIRFYTIMSQKYLMMFILKYVIIFLFIIYIMMHLFIYPMLITYNLKVRQIFKNAFICSILKLPHTIGILLIMVITILIPFVIFISTGFLLAVFLYFILWVSIVGLIQNFFTNYVFNIYLNPENLNNQENAQQD from the coding sequence GTGAGCGGTTTTTTTGGACTTTTTAATTATGATAAACCTGGCCCAGGTATACCAGATGATTTACCTCCAAAGCCTAAATATCAAGTTTTCTTTGAAGTTTTATTTAGAAAGTTTTGGAAACTATGTTGGCTTAATATTCTTTATACTTTAGTTAGTTTGCCAATTTTAATATTATTATTTTTAGTTCTTACAAACTATATTTATCCATATCTTCATAATGTGCTTAGCAATTCTAATGTCAAAGATATAAAAACTACTGAAACCATTTTATTGTATTCTATCAACTTATTATTATTAGGAAGTTTTATGAACTTTGGAATTGGTCCAACAACAGCCGGTTTTACATATATTGTTAGGAATTTTGCTCGTGAACAACACGCTTGGATTGCAAGTGACTTTTTTGATACTCTAAAAAAGAATTTAAAAGAATCAATCATTGTTTTCTTTATAGATATGTTTGTTCTTTTCTTGTTTTTTGTTAATATTCGTTTTTATACAATTATGAGTCAGAAATATCTAATGATGTTTATTCTTAAGTATGTAATTATATTTTTATTTATAATATATATCATGATGCATTTATTTATATATCCTATGCTGATTACTTATAATTTAAAGGTTAGACAAATATTCAAAAATGCTTTTATATGTTCAATACTAAAGTTACCTCATACAATTGGAATTTTATTGATTATGGTTATTACAATACTTATCCCATTTGTAATTTTTATTTCAACAGGATTTCTACTTGCTGTATTTTTGTATTTTATTCTTTGGGTAAGTATTGTTGGTTTAATACAAAATTTCTTTACAAATTATGTTTTTAATATTTATTTAAATCCTGAAAACTTAAATAATCAGGAGAATGCTCAACAAGATTAA
- a CDS encoding CarD family transcriptional regulator, with translation MYNVGDTIIHPLHGAGEIIEIVEKNVLGECQRYYVVKVIYNDMKILVPIHNATEIGIRNVISEEEANKVFELLKKKEKDINYNLPINYNKRIKENQQKIKSGNIYNVVEVIKMLAIRDRQKGLSTNEKIMFNNAKQILVSELGLAKGIDIKVLEKMIESILYDISEVK, from the coding sequence ATGTATAATGTGGGTGATACAATAATACACCCGCTTCATGGTGCAGGCGAAATTATTGAAATTGTTGAAAAAAATGTATTAGGAGAATGTCAAAGATATTATGTTGTTAAAGTAATATATAACGATATGAAAATTTTAGTTCCTATTCATAATGCTACCGAAATAGGGATAAGAAATGTTATTTCAGAAGAAGAAGCAAATAAAGTTTTTGAGTTATTAAAAAAGAAAGAAAAAGATATAAATTATAATTTGCCAATTAATTATAATAAAAGAATAAAAGAAAATCAACAAAAAATAAAAAGCGGAAATATTTACAATGTAGTTGAAGTAATTAAAATGTTGGCTATAAGGGATAGACAAAAAGGTTTATCAACAAATGAAAAAATTATGTTCAATAATGCAAAACAGATTTTGGTTAGTGAATTAGGGTTGGCTAAAGGAATTGATATAAAAGTATTAGAGAAAATGATTGAAAGTATATTATATGATATTAGTGAAGTAAAATAA
- a CDS encoding LCP family protein: MMKEKIKNLFSNRKKVLIISIISVFIICAITLLFLYKTYFIDAKNINKVFNLNYKKVSAKKTNNVVYPFDNNSINFLIIGLDKGSNRSKYDLYRTDTILFANINLKDKKVRCISIPRDTLTEIYNVGKWDKINSAFGYGGGLNDKGFFYSMETVSKLLGGMPIQYYVCFELDAIRKIVNILGGVYVNVEIPVKVKTQWVDVDLKPGYQKLNGIETLYYALWRKTPGGDIDRIKRDKELILSVFEQLQKSNQIIKLPEIYWKIRRHFYTNLNFQQISSLAMFAKNIKKENILMESVPGDYYNYYGASYWKVDYEKLKQLIKQLYSYDVEIDLQLPDKYKYNYYNSNKYRINNKNNVNNNNRNNNVTKPDSLKEKQDNENNKVIPKENSIDNQVYNNNDQNETLNNTQQNNSTENNTQNNTINNTDNKNNTNLNDKKNNLNDSSSTQNNYINENNNLTTSQETYDIR, translated from the coding sequence ATGATGAAAGAAAAAATTAAAAATCTATTTTCTAATAGAAAAAAAGTTTTAATAATATCAATTATTTCTGTTTTTATAATTTGTGCTATAACTTTACTGTTTTTATATAAAACTTATTTCATTGATGCAAAAAATATAAACAAGGTTTTTAATCTAAATTACAAAAAAGTTTCAGCTAAAAAAACAAATAATGTAGTATATCCATTTGATAACAATAGTATAAACTTTCTTATTATAGGACTTGATAAAGGCAGTAATAGATCAAAATATGATTTATACAGAACAGATACAATATTATTTGCCAATATTAATTTGAAAGATAAAAAAGTAAGATGCATTTCAATACCAAGAGATACATTAACTGAAATTTATAATGTTGGTAAATGGGATAAAATTAACAGTGCATTTGGTTATGGGGGAGGTCTTAATGATAAAGGATTCTTTTATAGTATGGAAACTGTGAGTAAACTACTTGGTGGTATGCCAATACAATACTATGTTTGCTTTGAATTAGATGCAATAAGAAAAATTGTTAATATCTTAGGTGGAGTTTACGTTAATGTTGAAATACCTGTTAAGGTAAAAACTCAATGGGTTGATGTAGATTTAAAGCCTGGTTATCAAAAATTGAATGGCATTGAGACTCTATATTATGCACTTTGGAGGAAAACACCTGGCGGTGATATTGATAGAATTAAAAGAGACAAGGAACTTATTTTGTCTGTTTTTGAGCAACTTCAAAAAAGTAATCAAATTATTAAATTACCGGAAATATATTGGAAAATCAGAAGACATTTTTACACAAATTTAAATTTTCAACAAATTAGTTCATTAGCAATGTTTGCAAAAAATATAAAAAAAGAAAATATATTAATGGAAAGTGTTCCAGGTGACTATTATAACTACTATGGTGCAAGTTATTGGAAGGTTGATTATGAAAAGCTAAAACAGCTGATTAAACAATTATATAGTTATGATGTTGAAATTGATTTACAGTTGCCTGACAAATATAAATATAACTATTACAACTCAAATAAATATAGAATAAATAATAAAAATAATGTTAATAATAACAATAGAAATAATAATGTTACAAAACCTGATAGTCTTAAGGAAAAACAGGATAATGAAAATAATAAAGTAATACCAAAAGAAAATAGCATAGATAACCAAGTATATAATAATAATGATCAGAACGAAACATTAAATAATACCCAACAAAATAATAGTACAGAAAATAATACACAAAATAATACAATTAACAATACAGATAACAAAAATAATACAAATTTAAATGACAAAAAAAATAATCTTAATGATAGTTCTTCCACACAAAATAATTATATAAATGAAAATAATAATTTAACAACAAGTCAAGAAACTTATGATATTCGGTAA
- a CDS encoding 50S ribosomal protein L25: MSTSSILNYSKREVISKGANNALRKNGYIMSVLYGSGIRSIPGYVSKKEFESIMKNSGTLNINLDGQMLTAIVKEIQRHFTTGEIVHLDFQILNENKKIFVDVPLIFENMDLLRSKGYVLQRLVEKIKVEGLIKDIPEHFSIDLSLYNQPTTIKVSDIKVNDNIKLHDDMNEIVAIIEETDNNE, translated from the coding sequence ATGAGTACCAGCAGTATACTTAATTATTCAAAACGTGAAGTAATTTCAAAAGGTGCTAATAATGCACTTAGGAAAAATGGTTATATTATGTCTGTCTTGTATGGGTCGGGGATTAGAAGTATCCCAGGATATGTGTCAAAAAAAGAGTTTGAAAGTATTATGAAAAACTCTGGAACATTAAACATTAATCTTGATGGTCAAATGTTAACAGCCATTGTTAAAGAAATTCAAAGACATTTTACCACTGGTGAAATAGTACATTTAGATTTTCAAATTCTCAACGAAAACAAAAAGATATTTGTAGATGTTCCATTAATATTCGAAAATATGGATTTATTAAGAAGTAAAGGCTATGTATTGCAACGACTAGTTGAAAAGATAAAAGTTGAAGGTTTAATAAAGGATATTCCTGAACATTTTTCTATTGATTTATCACTTTACAACCAACCAACCACTATAAAAGTTTCAGATATTAAAGTAAATGATAATATAAAGCTTCATGACGATATGAATGAAATTGTTGCAATTATTGAGGAAACAGATAATAATGAGTAA
- the argH gene encoding argininosuccinate lyase, with product MKLWQGRFNKDSDSLFEEFNASIFFDINLIEDDINGSIAHVSMLAEKKIISETEKNLIIETLNNILKDFKNNLITFSYSDEDVHMFVEKELIKRIGDIGKKVHTARSRNDQVCLDIRLFCKRKNEEIQRLLNNLIKKIIEIAENNIDVIMPGFTHLQKAQPILFSHYILAYGQMFYRDLIRFKNNYDLIDFMPLGSAALAGTTYDIDRFFVSKMLSFSSVTENSIDTVSDRDFILEMLFNIAVIQMHLSRIAEEFIIWNMDELKYIDIDDAFCSGSSIMPQKKNPDALELIRGKTGRVYGNLVSLLTTLKALPLAYNKDMQEDKEPLFDSVETCINSLLIITKILETLKINKENMLKACSYGFINATDLADYLVQKCGIPFRDAHFIVGNIVKYCINNNKTLDSLALEEYKQFTDLIDIDVYNEISLECCINKRKSYGGTSKESVLVQLKNLKEKIEN from the coding sequence ATTAAGCTTTGGCAAGGAAGATTTAACAAAGATTCTGATTCATTATTCGAAGAATTTAATGCCTCTATATTTTTTGATATAAATTTAATTGAAGATGATATAAATGGATCAATAGCTCATGTTTCTATGCTTGCAGAAAAAAAGATTATCTCGGAAACTGAAAAAAATCTGATTATTGAAACATTAAATAATATTTTGAAAGACTTTAAAAATAATTTAATAACCTTTTCTTATTCTGACGAAGACGTTCACATGTTTGTTGAAAAAGAACTAATCAAGAGAATTGGTGATATAGGCAAAAAAGTTCATACTGCTCGTTCAAGGAATGATCAAGTTTGTCTCGATATTAGATTATTTTGTAAAAGAAAAAATGAAGAAATACAAAGATTATTAAATAATTTAATAAAAAAGATTATTGAAATAGCTGAAAATAATATAGATGTAATAATGCCTGGTTTTACTCACCTACAAAAAGCACAACCGATATTATTTTCACACTACATCTTAGCTTATGGTCAGATGTTTTATAGAGATCTAATAAGATTTAAAAATAATTATGATCTTATTGATTTTATGCCATTAGGAAGTGCTGCATTAGCTGGTACTACTTATGATATTGATAGATTTTTTGTTAGTAAAATGCTTAGCTTTAGTTCTGTAACAGAAAATAGTATTGATACTGTATCTGATAGAGATTTCATATTAGAGATGTTATTTAATATTGCAGTAATTCAAATGCATTTAAGTAGAATTGCTGAAGAATTTATAATTTGGAATATGGATGAATTAAAGTATATTGATATTGATGATGCTTTTTGTTCAGGTAGTAGCATTATGCCACAAAAGAAAAATCCTGATGCTTTAGAACTTATAAGAGGTAAAACAGGTAGAGTTTATGGAAATTTGGTTAGTTTATTAACTACTTTAAAGGCATTACCTCTTGCATATAATAAAGACATGCAAGAGGATAAAGAACCTTTATTTGACTCTGTTGAAACCTGCATAAATAGCTTACTAATAATCACAAAAATTCTTGAGACATTAAAAATAAACAAAGAAAATATGCTCAAAGCATGTTCATATGGTTTTATTAACGCAACCGATTTAGCTGATTATTTAGTTCAAAAATGTGGTATACCATTTAGAGATGCTCATTTTATTGTTGGTAATATTGTTAAATATTGCATTAACAACAATAAAACATTAGATTCTCTTGCTTTAGAAGAATACAAACAATTCACAGACCTAATTGATATTGATGTTTATAATGAGATAAGCCTTGAGTGCTGTATAAATAAAAGAAAGAGTTATGGCGGTACCTCAAAAGAATCTGTTCTAGTTCAATTGAAAAATCTTAAAGAAAAAATAGAAAATTAA